The Polypterus senegalus isolate Bchr_013 chromosome 1, ASM1683550v1, whole genome shotgun sequence genomic sequence tgaggatgTGATTTATGTGTGGGCATGCATGCTAAACAAGTTGTTCCTGTTTGGGACTTTGAAAACGCGGTAACTTTGTAATTTACCATGCAGGTGTCACATTCACCTAATAATTATAATGGCCAGTTGCTGTGATAAAGTTTTACTTTCAATTCTGTTTTTCCCGAACATTTGTCAAAACAGAATAGCTTTACAAGCCCAATTTCATGACAGTTACTACAGCCAGACATGCCTAAGCAGATGAGGATTTACAAaggttttgcatttattttgtttaggttatgttaattggcaactggaaattgtcagtgtgtgtgtgtataaaaaatacacatacacacacactgggtatagaaaagaatcaccccctttgaaatattcccattttcttTGCTTGACATCCTTaagtgaaaacacaaaaaatgtttcttcccagctttacttactccaTGCAACCTATAACATTCAAGTGGAAggtatcacagctacagttcaaaaaaattataaaaaatcaaaaacaagacatactgagattaataaaggatcactcccaatgttaatattttgttgaaccaccttttgctttaaggactgccttgagtctgttgggatacttctctatcagctttgcatatcTAGATTGAGCAAGATTTgtccactcttctttacagaactggtCCAATTGGATGGTGAGTgttggtggactgctatcttcaaatcttttcatagattttcaatgggatttaggtgTGGGTTCTGACTGGGCCACACAAggactttcacttttttctccttcagccaccatctggtcaattttgctgtgtgctttgggtcgttgtcgtgttgaaaggtgaacattctgcccatcttcagctttctggcagagggtagcaggttttcctcaagaatttggcagtattttgccccatccatttttccttctacccttacgagagccccaggccctgtggcagagaaacaccccacaacaggatgctgccacctccatgctttactgtaggtatggtatgttgtggatggtgagctgcattggatttccgcCAGGTGTACCGTTttgtattgaggccaaatagttcgagttttgtctcatctgaccataagacctttttccacgtgtcatcagaatcttcaaggtgcattctggcaaagctcaaacgagccttaatgtggccttccttgagaagtggctttttccttgcgaccctcccgaacaagccacaattgtggagctcTTTTTacattgtcacatgcacacaatgaccactctttgccataaaatcctgtaactccttcaaagtggccattggccttttggtagcctctcttaccagtttcctccttgctcttccatccagtttggagggatggCAGGATCCAGGGAGAGTCCCAGTAGTACCAAACTGctacttctttattatggactttactgtgctccttgggattgataaagcctttgagattttttttgtatccatctcctgctttatgtctgtccacaactctatccctgagatcttttgaaagtggcttgccacccatagtcaagTTGTTTGTTGTCAGTTgtactaccaagcaagggaatgctccaggaacagctgtttttaGGCTTCATTAATCACACGGATTATAGTTGATCATTGATGGGAGCCAGTAACCATgatctgcaatggaaatggtggttacttacacctgattgagtttacaaatattgttgGGTAGGTGTGATACTTTATTtcagatttcttgttttttttattaaattcttctgaactgtagctgtgatatctttcacttgcctgttatagattgcattaagtaaagctggaaaaaatattggtttgtgtgctttcatttaaggctgtaaagcaaacaaatgggaatattttgaagagggtgattcttttctgtacccactgtatttgtgtgagagagagagagagaggtcacTGTGATTGAGTAAAGTCctgtccaggcctgttttcagccttttggcGAGATAGGCTTTACCCCCTGAAATCCTGAAACTGACTGAGGTTGTAGAACTCACCAACAGAACTCGGTCCATTGAGGGCTGCAGTGTCTGTATGGCTCTCAAATACACCTGAATGTTATggcatgcatacattttcaaatgtttttatttggtaACATCCATCAGCATTTTTTGTTGCATGTACATTCATAGTACAAtgtacaggtgccagtcataaaattagaatatcatgacaaagttgatttatttcagtaattccattcaaaaagtgaaacttgtacagtatattagatgcattcattacacacagactgatgtatttcaaatgtatatttcttttaattttgatgattataactgacaactaatgaaagtcccaaattcagtatctcggaaaatttgaatattgtgaaaaggttcaatatcgaagacacctggtgccacactctaatcagctaattaactcaaaacacctgcaaaagcctttaaatggtctctcagtctagttctgtaggctacacaatcatggggaagactgctgacttgacagttgtccaaaagacgaccattgacaccttgcacaaggagggcaagacacaaaaggtcattgctaaagaggctggctgttcacagagctctgtgcccaagcacattaatagagaggcgaagggaaagatgtggtagaaaaaagtgtacaagcaatagggataaccgcaccctggagaggattgtgaaacaaaacccattcaaaactgtgggggagattcacaaagagtggactgcagctggagtcagtgcttcaagaaccaccacgcacagacgtatgcaagacatgggtttcagctgtcgattccttgtgtcaagccactcttgaacaagagacagcatcagaagcgtctcgcctgggctaaagacaaaactgctgctgagtggtccaaagttatgttctctgatgaaagtaaattttgcatttcctttggaaatcaaggtcccagagtctggaggaagagaggagaggcacagaatccactttgcttgaggtccagtgtaaagtttccacagtcagtgatggtttggggtgccatgtcatctgctggtgttggtccattgtgttttctgaggtccaaggtcaacgcagccgtctaccaggaagttttagagcacttcatgcttcctgctgctgacaaactttatggagatgcagatttcattttccaacaggacctggcacctgcacacagtgccaaagctaccagtacctggtttaaggaccatggtatccctgttcttgattggccagcaaactcgcctgaccttaaccccatagaaaatctatggggtattgtgaagaggaagatgcaatacgccagacccaacaattcagatcggagcaacatgggctctcataacacctgagcagtgccacagactgatcaactccatgccacgccgcatcgatgcagtaatccaggccaaaggagccccaactaaatattgagtgctgtacatgctcatacttttcatgttcatacctttcagttggccaacatttctaaaaatcctttttttgcattggtcttaattgatattctaattttccgagatactgaatttgggactttcattagttgtcagttataatcatcaaaattaaaagaaataaacatttgaaatacatcagtctgtgtgtaatgaatgaatctaatatacaagtttcactttttgaatggaattactgaaataaatcaactttgtcatgatattctaatgttatgaccggcacctgtatagttTATGCTGAATGCTTTTAGCCTGTGAAAGTTAGTAATTCAAAGATACTGTTTATACAACATGTACATAATAAAGGATGCACATTAAGAGTGGGGTGATACTGTGAATGAACCACAGAATAGTAGTATGCTGGAAATGTCAAAACTCCTTTATTATACTGTAGACTATTCTTATATTACAAGTATCGTTTTCGCAACTGCATAGTAATGAAGAGCTGTCGCTAATGAGATCTAGAATTTCCACAttgcacagaattttttttttcatttattcctaATTAAGTATGTGTACATTGTAAAACccataataatattatttgtaCAAGAAACTTTGTCATTTATCTCAGTTATTCTGCAAAATGTGTACTCACCTCTGTGGCCAGGCATACTTTCTATTAAATGTTGTAGCTATTTTATCCATATTATAACGCATTCCTatgacccacttaatccaattcaggaccaACATTGACTGGAACGATGGAGACGATCCCAGATGGAAGTCACACTAATTCACACATTGAGACAATTTAGAGTCGATAACCTTAATGACATTATTGGTATTTGAACCCAGTCTTTTAGAGCAATAGAGCAGTTGCGCTAACCCCTAAGCCACTCTGCTGTTATTGTAGCTAGGATAAAGAGatgaacatatttattttaaattggggGAAATGTTTaatagttaaaaacaaaagcaacaaacaaaatacaatctTGCACTTTACCCAATTCATGTTTAATTGGTACTGGTTTAGTCTGCAGTGAAGTAGTTTGATTACTAATAGCAAATAAATGGGGGGAAGAAGGATGCTAACGGTTGGTTTTATTTTGGTAAAACAGGCCACCACCCCACTTTTCACAGTAGCTAAACGTTCCAAGGCTATTCACCTCCACAAATTGTGTTGTGTGTTTGCATAATCcatcacaggtggcgcagtggtagtgctgctgctttgcagtaaggtgACTGTGGAAGATTTTGCGTTTGCTTCCctgttcctccctgtgtggatagcgttttgagtactgagaaaagcgctatataaatgtaatgaattatcattattattatacttgtCCAGCCCTCATTTCAATTAACATTTTTCCATGCTTCTTTAAAAGTAAGACTGGCAAGTGCTAGCATGTTTGTTGCTTGTTTGTATCGTACTATATAGTTTGACATCTACTTTATATAACATGCTTACTCAAAACAGTGCACTTTAGTCACAGTTCAGGGAACATGGATTTGATTCCCAACCTTGTTGTTCTTACAGAGTTTGCATGTGTCCAGTACACCCCAAAACAAAAGCCACCTGTTCTTTTCACATCCTGACTGGAGTCCTTTCCTAGAAGCCACTGATGGGAGGTGCTGCTGTTCTGTCACCttgaaatgaaaagtgaattcagaaaatgtagagattcttttctctttttaaacttttatattaACTGTCCATATCGATGTTTAGCTGACGTTTGtaaattgaaaacaatatttacatttttacaattcacaatgagaaattttaaattgCACTGATTTTCAAAGGAGTCTAAAGgtgccattttgatgacattaaACTCCCATTTTTTTCATGTAGTTGGAATTAAAATGAGGAAGGGTGGCTGGAACAGCATTTTAAGCAGTCTAGTCATTGGTACTCGTTTTAGGATTATGCTTTTAAATGAAATCATGAATAAATAAGTTTTTTCAATGGGCCACAAATTGGCACTTCGTTGATACTGATTTTTATTCTGACGTTGCATTTCCTTTGGGAAACTTTTTTATGGTGAAggattcactttattttttccaaGATTTAACatgagttttctgttttttctcgcCACTAAAAAGTATAAAACAGGACTAATGCAGCTGTTGAAACTCACGATGGGCCTCCAGATTTTGTAGGACAACACGACAAAGTTCAAGGAGCCGCAGTCTTTTCCCTTATAGGCACCGATAAAAAGATATGCAAAGCGCGTGATGTGGAAAGGTACGAAGCAGAGCGCAAAAACTGTGCACACCACCAGGATCGTGCGAATGGACTTGGAGCGGATCTCCTTCCCCACCGTGATGCGCTCCTGCGATCTCGAAAGAACCTTCACCATGGACCAGTAACACGAGAAAATGATGAGAAATGGGATAAAAAATCCAGTGATGATCAAAGTTATCCCGTAAGGAAAATAAACGAAGAGGAGAGACGGGCTGGTAACATCGTAGCATATCGTAAAGTTGTCTACTACAACACTGCGCGAAAAGACGAGAGTTGGAAAAAGTTCGATCAGCACCACACCCCAGGACAGCGCCGACCCCCACACAGCCCGCTCTTTGGTTCTGTACGGAAGAGACCTGATGGGATAGCAGACTCCCAAGAAGCGATGGACGCTGAtacaagtcaaaaataaaatgctgccATACATATTGGCGTAGAAAAGGAAGCGCGCCGCTTTGCAGGCGACGTTGCCAAAAATCCATTTGCCCCTCATGGCGTAACTGACTGTGAGTAAAGGCAAGGAAGGCAGGTAGAGCAGGTCTGCCACTGCCAGATTGACGAGGTAAACCGTAGAGCAGCTCCAGGGGCGACTCCGCAAGCACTGCCACAGAAGGGCCCCATTCAGCAACAGCCCGATCACAGTCACCATACCATAGGTTACAGGTAGCAAAATATACTTGTAACTCTCGTGTAAATGGCAGTATGCTTCTGTTGAAGAATTGACGGACACCGGCTCGGAAACAGTGGCTTCTGGGTCATCCATCGTCCCAAAATGTTCTCTTCTTTTAACGCAAGCCGTGAAGAGTACGCTGTGAACATGTGGAGTATCCCTTAACTGCACTTGCTGTGACCACAGCTTAAGCCTTGGACACTACTGCTTGCTGACGACAAGTTCAATCTGGTTTTGCCTCAGACCTTGTACGGGCGAAAGCGGGTCCTCAAAATGGATGTATTGAGAACTGGTAAACCTTTTCACCGAAGCAGTAAGAGTGGAACACTAAAGGCAAGCAAAATGCAGGGAAAGTGGAAGTCCTGCATCTTATAACATCGAGTGCACATTGGCCTTAACATTAGTGGCATTTGTTTTACTAGAAAACGCCCACCTTTTAAACCCATCAAGACTGGCTTACTACCCAGCACACGTAGGTGTAAGCCAAGCCTCTGGCCATCCCGTGCATACGGTATTTTTTACAACGTGTATTTTACACTAGTTTGTTTTTATTGCAGCAGCTTTACAAATACGCACTTTACATAAAGCAAAGTAGTAAAAAGAAACCACTCCCACAGAATAATCTGGCACTTGGATTTTCAGTTTGCAATGCTATTATGATTAATTTGTCCCTGGTGTaatattaaaagaataaacaaatcaAGCAGGTTTTCAAACGTGTCAATGCCTCAAATATTAAATCGTGTAGGTCAAGGATGTAATCCTGTTCActtataaaataaaccaaaaaaaatcacatagttTTTCAAATATGTTCATATGTCTCAAACACTTCGTCATTTATCTTACGGAAATTAAAGAGCTCAATCCAGGGAAATTTGTTGAGCTGAACAACCTTTGACGTATTAtgcaaaaaacaatacaatattaaaatgatTCCATGATCATTAATACGCTGCATTAACACGTTCCAGTTCTTTTAAATTCGCCCCAAGACTATGTGCGACGTGCCGATTCAAATCAATCAAACTTTCAGAGGCGACTCCGTCGCAATATTGAATCTACAGGGAAGTTTGGAAACAGGGTATCTGGTTTTCAAAGTGGTCTTTTCACCGGCGTTTCTAACGTACGCGAAGAATTTATTTAGTTTAGCGTCAATCTGTGTCTGATATTATGCCAACATCGTAACCTACTTACCGTGACAAAGCACGCcgatttataaaaataaagaatcggACACGAAATCCTGCGTCAGTGGCACTCACAGCACCAGAATTTCTTTTCCTTATGCTACTTCAGTGAGACTGCGCAACATGATGTGACGATTCAGACTtgtcagttttaatatttttatgcagAGTCGCCTGTTTTTTTACTGCACGTTTGCTATAGTTAAGTCCACAGCGCACACCTTAAACACAGAAACCTTTTTCTCAGATTAGTAAAAGTCAACATTGGATACTATTCACTAAATATTTCACGTTAGAATTGTGTTATGGTCAGTTAACAGCATCTTCCACCCTTTGCCTTTTCTGTCGCAGCAGCTGCAGTTGGTGCTTGAGGTGATGTGGGCGCGAAACTGAAGTCTGAAACGGCTACCTGCCTCCacgttcagctgcgaatttctgTAAAATCCGCACTAAAATCAAGTTCAGTTCTCGCTTCTATTAGCACACCCGCCGCCCTTCATTCGATTATAATATATTCAACAAAAAACGTTCATCGATAGAATATAATGTACTTA encodes the following:
- the LOC120527371 gene encoding P2Y purinoceptor 3-like, encoding MDDPEATVSEPVSVNSSTEAYCHLHESYKYILLPVTYGMVTVIGLLLNGALLWQCLRSRPWSCSTVYLVNLAVADLLYLPSLPLLTVSYAMRGKWIFGNVACKAARFLFYANMYGSILFLTCISVHRFLGVCYPIRSLPYRTKERAVWGSALSWGVVLIELFPTLVFSRSVVVDNFTICYDVTSPSLLFVYFPYGITLIITGFFIPFLIIFSCYWSMVKVLSRSQERITVGKEIRSKSIRTILVVCTVFALCFVPFHITRFAYLFIGAYKGKDCGSLNFVVLSYKIWRPIVSFNSCISPVLYFLVARKNRKLMLNLGKNKVNPSP